One genomic region from Hirundo rustica isolate bHirRus1 chromosome 5, bHirRus1.pri.v3, whole genome shotgun sequence encodes:
- the SGMS2 gene encoding phosphatidylcholine:ceramide cholinephosphotransferase 2, which produces MNTIETAKLEEHMEGQPNETSNGYSRPTLSVSEENKNGTSKPKGLSNGLRKTAKKYPDYIQIAMPAESRNKFPLEWWKTGIAFVYALFNLILTTVMITVVHERVPPKELSPPLPDKFFDYIDRVKWAFSVSEINGMILLGLWIIQWLFLRYKSIVGRRFFFIIGTLYLYRCITMYVTTLPVPGMHFQCAPKLNGDSQAKVQRILRLISGGGLSITGSHILCGDFLFSGHTVVLTLVYLFIKEYSPRHFWWYHLICWLMSAAGIICILVAHEHYTVDVIIAYYITTRLFWWYHSMANEKTLKVSSQTNFLSRAWWYPIFYFFEKNVQGSVPCSFSWPISWPPSCFKSSCKKYSRVQKTGEDNEKST; this is translated from the exons ATGAATACCATTGAGACAGCAAAGCTTGAGGAGCATATGGAGGGTCAGCCAAATGAGACTTCTAATGGCTACTCACGACCTACTCTCTCAGTCAgtgaagagaacaaaaatggCACTAGCAAACCAAAGGGCTTGTCTAATGGCTTGCGAAAAACAGCAAAGAAGTATCCTGATTACATCCAGATTGCTATGCCTGCTGAATCTAGGAACAAATTCCCTctggaatggtggaaaacaGGCATTGCCTTTGTCTATGCTCTCTTCAACTTGATTTTAACAACTGTCATGATCACTGTGGTCCATGAGAGAGTACCTCCAAAGGAGCTAAGCCCTCCCTTGCCTGACAAATTTTTTGATTACATTGATCGTGTGAAATGGGCTTTTTCTGTATCAGAAATAAATGGAATGATACTACTTGGATTATGGATAATCCAGTGGTTGTTTCTTAGATACAA ATCAATAGTGGGACGCAGGTTCTTTTTTATAATAGGAACTTTATATCTGTACCGCTGTATTACCATGTATGTTACCACCTTACCTGTGCCTGGAATGCATTTTCAGTGTGCGCCAAAG TTGAATGGAGACTCTCAGGCAAAGGTTCAGAGAATCCTGCGACTGATTTCTGGTGGTGGTCTATCCATAACTGGATCACACATCCTATGTGGAGACTTCCTGTTTAGTGGGCACACTGTAGTATTAACGCTGGTCTACCTGTTCATCAAAGAGT ATTCACCACGTCATTTCTGGTGGTATCACTTAATCTGCTGGCTGATGAGTGCTGCTGGCATCATTTGTATCCTGGTTGCTCATGAACACTATACTGTAGATGTCATCATTGCCTACTATATCACCACGCGGCTCTTCTGGTGGTACCACTCAATGGCTAATGAAAAG ACTTTAAAGGTGTCTTCACAGACGAATTTTCTCTCTCGAGCGTGGTGGTAtccaatattttatttcttcgAGAAGAATGTGCAAGGCTCTGTTCCTTGCAGTTTTTCCTGGCCGATATCTTGGCCTCCCAGCTGCTTCAAATCTTCATGCAAAAAGTATTCACGGGTTCAGAAGACAGGAGAGGACAATGAAAAATCTacctga
- the LOC120753228 gene encoding cytochrome P450 2U1, whose amino-acid sequence MAGPSTEAWTLLLRPPTATELLLVALCWLGCYWLLRRWPRALSGLPPGPAPWPLVGNFAFALLPPPLLRRWAVDVKGDRLSPAFSPHVFLTGLTKTYGSVFRLFVGNRPLIILNTFGAVREALVQKAEVFSDRPSVPIVLMITHHKGVIFAPYGPVWKQQRKFSLSTLRHFGVGRHSLEPKIIEELNFIKEEMLKHGKDSFNPFPIIRNAVSNVICSMAFGKRFNYEDDEFKTMLKNMARALELSVNSYMILVNICPWLYYLPFGPFRELRQTELDITAFLKRIIAQHRDTLDAANPRDFIDMYFIHAEEEKNKESSFNDDYLFFIIGDLFIAGTDTTSNTLLWCLLYMSLYPEVQEKVHAEIEAVLGRDKVPSLAHKAQMPFTEATIMEVQRMTAVVPLSIPRMASETAVLQGYTIPKGSVIVPNLWSVHRDPNIWEKPDEFQPSRFLDENGQLIKKESFIPFGMGKRVCMGEQLAKMELFLIFSSLMQSFTFVYPENVAKPSMEGRFGLTLAPCPFNIIALKK is encoded by the exons ATGGCGGGGCCGAGCACGGAAGCTTGGACGTTGCTGCTGCGGCCGCCCACGGCCAccgagctgctgctggtggcccTGTGCTGGCTCGGCTGCTACTGGCTGCTGCGGCGGTGGCCGCGGGCGCTGTCGGGGCtgccgccgggccccgcgccTTGGCCGCTCGTGGGCAACTTCGCCTTCGCCCTTCTGCCGCCTCCGCTGCTGCGCAGGTGGGCGGTGGATGTGAAGGGCGACCGGCTCTCCCCCGCCTTCTCGCCCCATGTCTTCCTCACCGGCCTCACCAAGACGTACGGCAGCGTCTTCCGGCTCTTCGTGGGCAACCGCCCATTAATCATCCTCAACACCTTCGGGGCGGTGCGGGAGGCGCTGGTGCAGAAGGCGGAGGTGTTCAGCGACCGGCCCTCCGTGCCCATCGTCCTCATGATCACCCACCACAAGG gtgTTATTTTTGCACCTTATGGCCCTGTCTGGAAGCAACAGAGGAAATTCTCTCTCTCAACACTGCGTCATTTTGGAGTAGGGAGACACAGCTTAGAGCCTAAAATCATTGAGGAGCTGAACTTTATAAAGGAGGAAATGCTGAAACACGGAAAGGATTCCTTTAATCCCTTCCCAATCATTCGCAACGCAGTGTCCAATGTTATCTGTTCCATGGCCTTTGGCAAGCGTTTTAACTATGAAGATGATGAGTTCAAGACGATGCTGAAGAACATGGCCCGCGCCCTGGAGCTGAGCGTGAACAGCTACATGATCCTGGTGAACATCTGCCCTTGGCTTTACTACCTTCCCTTCGGGCCTTTCCGGGAACTTCGGCAGACTGAGTTAGACATTACCGCTTTTTTGAAGAGAATAATTGCCCAGCACAGGGATACGCTGGATGCAGCCAATCCCAGGGACTTCATTGATATGTACTTCATCCATGCGGAAGAGGAGAAGAACAAGGAGAGCAGTTTTAATGACGATTACCTGTTTTTTATCATTGGTGATCTCTTCATCGCAGGCACAGATACTACTTCCAACACATTGCTGTGGTGCCTGCTCTACATGTCTCTTTACCCTGAAGTACAAG AGAAAGTTCATGCAGAAATTGAAGCAGTTCTAGGACGTGACAAAGTTCCCTCTCTTGCTCACAAGGCTCAAATGCCCTTCACAGAGGCAACCATTATGGAAGTGCAGAGGATGACTGCAGTTGTTCCCCTTTCTATTCCTCGAATGGCCTCAGAAACTGCTG tgCTACAGGGATATACTATTCCTAAGGGTAGTGTGATTGTGCCCAACCTGTGGTCAGTACACAGAGATCCTAACATTTGGGAGAAGCCAGATGAATTTCAGCCATCAAGATTTCTGGATGAAAATGGCCAGCTAATAAAGAAAGAGTCATTCATTCCTTTTGGAATGG GTAAACGTGTATGCATGGGAGAGCAGTTGGCAAAAATGGAGCTGTTCTTGATTTTTTCAAGTCTTATGCAAAGTTTTACCTTTGTGTACCCTGAAAATGTTGCAAAACCATCCATGGAGGGAAGGTTTGGTCTAACTTTAGCTCCATGTCCATTCAACATAATAGCTTTGAAGAAATGA